The nucleotide sequence TGTACCGTTCCTCAATATCCTCAAAGATTTTGAGACCGAGGTAATAAGGGTTGATTCCTGTCTTTGACGGCTGGACAACGCCCGCGTTGAGCTTGGCATACTCGATGGATTCTTCTGTGGAAAGGTCAAGTTCTCTCAAGATCCGCTGATGCCAAAAGGATGCCCAGCCCTCGTTCATAATCTTCGTTTCAAGCTGCGGCCAGAAATAAAGCATTTCTTCACGCATCATCGTCAAAATATCACGCTGCCAGTCTTCGAGGTCACGGCTGTACTCCTCAATAAAGAGAAGAATATCTTTCTCAGGTGCCGGCGGAAATTTTTTCTTTTTCTTGCCCCGCTCAGGGTTAGGTTTGTCCTTTTGATCCAGCCCCCAAAGATCATCATAAGGTGATGCTTTTTTCACATCCTCTTCCTCTATATCCTCCATCGTCCAGGACAGCTTTGGACGCATAAGCGAAGGATCAATGTGCTCCTGAATCGCAAGCACCGCATCAAGAAATTTTTCAACCTCGGCTCTGCCATGCTCAATTTCATACTGCTTAATTCTGTCGGCCGTAGCAGCCATGCTCTCAACCATATCCCGCTTTGTGTTTTGAAAACGGCTGTTGTTTTTGAAAAAATCGCAGTGGGCCAGAACGTGCGCAACGATCAGTTTATTTTGGATGAGCGAATTCGTATCCAGCAAAAACGCATAGCAGGGATCCGAGTTGATGACAAGCTCGTAAATCTTGCTCAGTCCCAGATCATAGTGAAGTTTCATCTTGAAAAACTGCTTGCCAAAGCTCCAATGTGAAAAACGGGTCGGCATTCCATAAGCGCCAAATGTATAAATAATATCAGCAGGACAAATTTCGTACCGCATCGGATAATAATCGAGCCCAAATCCATCCGCAATTTCCGTAATCTCCGCAATCGCATATTCCAGTGATTTCCGGTAGGCTTCGTTCACACGTTTTCCCCCTATCTCGTCTTTAAGACAATGTATGAGCGGGAAGGGAAAAACATGAACAGACATTGCGTTCGGGTCCTTTTTCTTAGGGTGAATTGTGCAAGGCTGCGCCATGATTTTAGGGTACACTATGGCGTTTGCTTACCCTCCGAAACTGTTTTTCGATCTGGCAGGGTACGATTCGCTCACTTGCTTACCCTCCGAAACTGTTTTTCGATCTGGGAGGGTAAGATTCCCTGCTTTTCTTACCCTCCGAAACTGTTTTTCATTCTGGCAGGGTACGATTCGCTCACTTGCTTACCCTCCAAAACTGTTTTTCGATCTGGCAGGGTACGATTCGCTCACTTGCTTACCCTTCCAAACCGTTTTTCGATCTGGCAGGGTACGAATCGCTCACTTGCTTACCCTCCAAAACTGTTTTTCGATCTGGCTGGGTACGATTCGCTGCTTTTCTTACCCTCTAAAACTGTTTTTCGTTCTGACGGGGTACGATTCACAGCTTTGCTTACCCTCCAAAACTGTTTTTCGATCTGGCTGGGTACGATTCGCTCACTTGCTTACCCTCCAAAACTGTTTTTCGATCTGGCTGGGTACGATTCGCTCACTTGCTTACCCTCCAAAACTGTTTTTCGATCTGGCAGGGTACGATTCGCTCACTTGCTTACCCTCCCAAACCGTTTTGCGGTATAGCGGGGTAATAAAGACTAAGGGAATCTAAAAAAGACCAACAAAAAAACATGAACCCCGTCAGGATTCATGTTTTCTCATTAGTGTTCAGTTTTAACAACCATTTCCTTCTTCAATGACCGCTTCTGCCAGATCATTGTCATCACCAGTGTGACAACGAGGAAGACTAGTCCGAGAACAAATGGATACAGAATCTGGACATCATACAGCATGCCTGCAATCGTCGGTCCAAGCACGTTTCCAATGCTCATATAGGCATTGTTCATGCCCATTGCAAAGCCCTGTTCATTTCCGGCCATTTTGGAAATCAGGGTGTTGAGCACGGGGCGCAGGATCGAAGTTGCCAGGAAGATAAGCAGCGTAATTCCAAAGAACAGGACATAGCTCGTTGCAAACAGTGAAAGCAGGAATCCTGCAGCTGCAACCGCAAGGAAGATATTGAGCACCATTCCCTCACCGAATCGTCTGACAACACGGTCTACAACAAACAGCTGGACAATGACACTGATAATCCCGGTTGATGTAATCATCAGCGCAATCTCCTGCGGAGTCGCGCCAAACTGATTGTCCACAAACAGGCCAAGCACCGATTCGTACGCCATGAGGCCAAAGCTCATGACAAGCGTAATGATAAGGGGCACAAAGTAAGGCATTTTAACCGAGCGCACCATTTTTCGCGCCATGGATTCATTGTCCTGAGGCATCATCGCAGCTGTCGTCATTTTTGATTCACTGTCTTCAAGCAGCACAATCGAGAAAATAACGGCTCCCAAAGATACAATCGCAGAGATCAGGAACGGCATTTTCAGCCCGAAATCCGCAAGAAATCCTCCGATGCCGGGTCCGATGACAATCCCAAGTGACATCGCGGCAGAAACAAAGCTGTTCCCTTTTGCACGCTGGTCCATCGTCGTGATGTCCGCCACATAGGCAAAAATGGCAGGAACAAGCAGAGCCGCACCAACTCCGCCGATGACACGGGAAGCGTAGAGCCACCAGATCGAATCAACGGCATAAAAAACAAACATCGATAATGTCAGTCCTACTAACCCGTAAATAATCATTTTTCTTCTTCCGTACTGATCTGCCCATTTCCCTGCTATCGGAGAAAAAACGAGCTGAGCGCCGGCAAAGATTGCAATCATCAAACCTGCGGCCGTGCCGCCCTGGTTGATTGATTCAAGATACGCAGGCAGAATCGGAATAATAATCCCAAAGCTGCCGATCGCAATAAACATGTTGACCATCAAAATAAACATTTTCTTTTTTTGTTCTGCAGACAAAATGACAGCCCCGCTTTCTATAGTTAACGAATGTTGTAAGCTTTATTTCAGCAAATACTTAACTATGTTAAATTGTTTGCTGCCCCATTGTCAATGGAAAGCACCCCCGCCTCGTACTGTTTTGCATCACAGAAAAAACCGGGAGAAAGTCTTGTTGACTTTCTCCCGGTTTACTATCAACATTTTTATGTCATTTTAAACAATTGATGAATTTAGGAGACTGTTTCAGGAAGACTCTTCATATCAACAGCAGGCCCGAAAAACTCAGAGTGAATCTGGTCTTCTTTTATGCCAAGCTCAGCAAGCATGTCGATGACGCACTTCATAAATCCGACCGGACCGCAAACATAGAAATCTCCATTTTTCGTTTGAAGCATTTGCTCCAGATCCTTCTTCTCGATCTGTCCTTCTTTAAAGAAGTTCTGTTCTGTGCAGTCTTCGTTCAGCGGATTGCTGTAAATCGTATAGACCCTGCTGTTTGGCATATTCGAGCAGAGAGCCGCCACTGCAGATTTAAATGCATGTGTTCCGCTGTTCTGAGTGGCGTGAATAAAGGTCATCTCACGGTCACGCTGCTTTGCAGCAAGCGACGCAAGCATGCTCATGAAAGGTGTTACGCCGACTCCGCCGCTGATTAGTGTAACTGGCGTTTCGGCTGCTTCATTGAGAGTAAAATCACCAGCCGGAGCGCTGATTTCAAGCGTATCTCCGACATTCATTTGACTGTGTAGGTAGTTTGATACTTTTCCTGATTCCAGTCCCTTTTCTTCGCGCTTGACCGAGATTCTGAGATAAGGCATTTCAGGTCCCCCTGAAAGGCTGTACTGCCTGTTCATCGTATACGTTTCTCCAGGTATTTTGACTCTTACTGTACTATATTGACCCGGTTTAAATTGTGGTTTTATCTCCTTGTTTTCAAGGTAAAAAGATGTAACCGCATCGCTTTCTTTTTCAATCCGTGCAACGGTAAACGGCTGGAAGCCTTCCCATACAGCATTGTTGTAGAGATTTTTTTCCGCATTGATAAAGACGCCGGCAATCACGCCGTATGCTTCACCCCATGCTTCAAGAATTTCAGGTGTTGCTGCATCTCCCAAAACTTCTTTTATCGCCCCGAGCAAATACTCCCCTACAATTGGATAATGTTCTTCTTTTACGCCAAGACTGCGGTGCTTGTGGGCAATCTGTTCAACTGCCGGCAGAATCATGTGCAGCTGGTGAATATGCAGAGCCGCTGCATAGACGGTGTTTGCAAGAGCCGTCTGCTGGCGGCCCTTTTTTTGATTCGCATGGTTAAAGATATTCAATAGTTCCGGATAATCTCTGAATAAATTGCTGTAAAAACGTGTTGTAATGTCTACCCCTTTTTCCTTTAAAACAGGCACAGTAGATTGAATAATTTCAATGGTTTTTTGAGTAAGCATTAGAGATGCTCCCCTTTTCATTTAAAGTAGTATTTCAAATACATCTTTATAGTACTCCCGCTTCCCATTTAAAGCAATATCTAAAATACATCTTTAACGGATCTGTCACAAATGAGCCTTTCTTTTATTAAAGGGCATACTGTTGTGGTAAGATAAACGTACTTCTTGCAGTGGGGCGATGAAACATGAGGCTGACCAATTATACAGATTACTCTCTGAGGGTGCTGATTTATCTTGCCTCTAAAGAAAAGGGAGAACTGTCCAATATAAAAGAAATCGCTGACGCATATCACATTTCGAAAAATCATTTGATGAAGGTCACATATGAGCTTGGCAAAATGAAGGTGGTTGAGACAGTCAGAGGCCGCGGCGGCGGCATCCGGCTTGCATTAAATCCCGAAGAAATCAACATTGGCGCGATTGTCAGGCAGACAGAGGATGACTTTAACCTTGTGGAATGCTTTGATCCTGAGCGCAATATGTGTGCCATCTCACCCGCATGCAAGCTGAAGGGTGTCCTGCATAAAGCTTTAAAAGCATACCTTGAAGTGCTTGACAGCTATACACTTGCTGACCTTGTTCAAAATAAATCGATGCTTTCACAATTACTGAAGCAATGAAAACTGCCTATTGGCGGTTTTTTCTTTTGTCCAAAAATCGTTCCCATTTTGTTACATAATAATTGATAAGCAAATATACTGGTATTATCTGCATGATTTCAGAGGAGGAATGCTTTTGAAAACCAAACAAATTTTGCTGCTTATTCTGTTTGCTGTCATTATGATTGCCTTTCCGTCTGCACCCGAAGCATCCGTCAGCGGAAGTAAGACCGTTGTTGAAACCATTTCCTCAAAAGCACTCAAAAAGGATGACCGCCCGCATCACCACAAACTCACCTACAAACTTTATTTGCCCGAAGGATACGATAAAAAACGGAAAGCCGGCTATCCTGTTGTGTACCTCCTGCACGGCAGCGGAGGAAATGAACACAGCTGGGATGATTTCTTTGGAACTTTGGACCGGATGATTGCGAAAAAAGAAATTGAACCTGTCATCGCCGTCGTGCCTTCTTCGGGCAATTCTTACTGGGTAAATTCAAAAAAGTACGGAAATTATGAGAGCGCTGTTATAGAAGATCTCATTCCCCATATCGATAAAAAATACAATACAGCAGGCAGCCGCAGCGGAAGGTTTCTCTCAGGCTATTCCATGGGCGGATACGGTGCTCTCCGGTACTCACTCATGTATCCTGATTTATTTTCCGGAGCCACACTTCTGAGCCCCGCCATTCAAAACAGCGACCCGCCTGCAACATCAGGAGCTGTTACACGAGGAAGCTTTGGAGAGCCTTTTGACCTTTCCAAATGGCACGAACTGAATTATCCTGCAGCAATTGAGCATTATGCCGGCCAGCCCTACAGAGTCCCGATGTACATCGTTTCAGGAGATGACGACTGGAATCATCTGAGCGAAAAAGAGGACCTTCCTCCTGATGCTTATAAGTACAATGTGGAGGTTCAGGCTGTGCAGCTTTATCAGGAGCTTCACAGAAAAAACCTGTTCGGCCTTGATTTTCCAAAGTGGGAGGATGTTCCATCAAGCCCCGCCGAGCTCAGAATTGGAAACGGCGGGCATGGGCTGGATGTGTGGCTTAAAGGATTTGAAGAAGGTCTTAAGTACATGTTCGGCAAGCCGGAAGGCGCTGAATTCTCGCCTGTCTACCGTCCGGATGATTATGTAAGCACAAAAAAAGGAGCCGTTCAGACCCGCACGTTTCACTCTGACAGCTTATCAAAAGATCTGTCCTATGTTGTGTACACCCCGGAAGAATACGGAAAGGATCCGACTAAACGCTATCCCGTTCTCTATCTCCTTCACGGGTCATATGGAAATGAAAAAAGCTGGGATTCTTTCTGGCCAATTTTAGACAAAATGATTGAAGAGAAAAAAATCGAACCTGTTATTGCCGCAGCGCCGGTAACGGGAAACAGCTACTGGGTGAACTCGGAAAAATACGGAGCTGTAGAAACAGCCGTTACTCAGGACCTGCTGCCGGAAATGGACGCAAAGTTTCGGACCATTGCTGACCGGAGCGGACGCGGGCTTGTCGGCTATTCCATGGGCGGATATGGAGCCCTGCGCTATTCACTTGTGTACCCCAATCTGTTTGGAGCTGCTGCCCTGCTGAGTCCGGCCATTCAGTCAGATGAAGCGCCAAGCACATCAGGAGCAGTTGAGCGCGGTTCATTCGGAGAGCCATTTAACCGGGAACGATGGGAGCAGCTGAATTATCCGCGGGCGCTCGAAACTTACGGAAACCAGCCGCACGAAGTACCCCTTTTTATCATCGCGGGAGATGATGACTGGAACCATTTAAGCGAAAAAGAAGACCTTCCCCCGGACGCCTGGAGATACAACATGGAAGTCCAGGCCGTCACGTCCTATGAACGGATTCACAGATCCAATGTTTTTAACAGACCTTATGAAAAGTGGAGCCCTGTACCCGGAAGCCCGGCAGAACTTAGAATCGTAAACGGAGGGCACGGCATGTCCGTTTGGGCAGCAGGCTTTGAGCAGGGACTGATGTATATGTTTGAGAACGGTTTGTCTGGACGCTGAATTTCGTTCAACGTCAAAAGAACTGCGACCATCAGGCGCAGTTCTTTTTTCAGTATATAGAATAATGGAACAAGCCAGAGAAAAGAGTGGAGATTGTGAGAGACAAAGTCTTTTAAAATGGAGATATCCATGAAAGAGGCAGCGGAAAAATGGGTTATGTACGCTTGGCATCCGCCAAGCTTTTTTTACTTTTACACAGCAGAAACCGTATGGTCGGCCTGTTTGCCTTCCATTGATTCATAAAGCTTTTTTACCCTCATTGCGATATCGTCGCAAAGCTCCTGGTAGTGGGCAAATTCCTCCTCTTCATTTTCAAAAGCGTAAAGCGAAAGATTTGGAAGGTTCCATGAAAGCACATTTTCCTTTGCTCCGTCCACCGGAGGCGTTTTTTCCTGCTTATAATCAAACATTTGGACAACAATATCCGCTTTATTTAACAGGCCAAGGTCAATTTTCTCAGAGTCAGAGTCTTCCATGGATACGTTCACTTCTTTCATTGCTTTCACACAGACAGGGTCGACTTGAGTTTTGGCAAGGCCGGCACTTTTAATTTGCCATTTACCGGAGAACAATTTCTTTGCCCAGGCTTCTGCTATTAAGCTCCTGCATGAGTTGAAATAGGACAGAAAGTAAATGGTAGGTTGTCTCATCGCTGTACCTCTTTCTATAAGTTTGTATTATTCTTTACCCGCTCTTAACAAGAATTACACGCTTATTTACAACCATTTACTGTTAATCTGCAGGAATTTTGGAAAATACCGCTGCCGTCCTACCTGCCGATTCGGGAGAAACGCTTTTGGTGGCTCGCCAGGTCGCTTTCCAAAATGGGAGTCAGAGTCTCAAGTGCCGTAAGGGCAAGCTGTTTGAAGGAACGCTTATTTGCTGCAT is from Bacillus sp. FSL H8-0547 and encodes:
- a CDS encoding Rrf2 family transcriptional regulator; this encodes MRLTNYTDYSLRVLIYLASKEKGELSNIKEIADAYHISKNHLMKVTYELGKMKVVETVRGRGGGIRLALNPEEINIGAIVRQTEDDFNLVECFDPERNMCAISPACKLKGVLHKALKAYLEVLDSYTLADLVQNKSMLSQLLKQ
- a CDS encoding MFS transporter — its product is MSAEQKKKMFILMVNMFIAIGSFGIIIPILPAYLESINQGGTAAGLMIAIFAGAQLVFSPIAGKWADQYGRRKMIIYGLVGLTLSMFVFYAVDSIWWLYASRVIGGVGAALLVPAIFAYVADITTMDQRAKGNSFVSAAMSLGIVIGPGIGGFLADFGLKMPFLISAIVSLGAVIFSIVLLEDSESKMTTAAMMPQDNESMARKMVRSVKMPYFVPLIITLVMSFGLMAYESVLGLFVDNQFGATPQEIALMITSTGIISVIVQLFVVDRVVRRFGEGMVLNIFLAVAAAGFLLSLFATSYVLFFGITLLIFLATSILRPVLNTLISKMAGNEQGFAMGMNNAYMSIGNVLGPTIAGMLYDVQILYPFVLGLVFLVVTLVMTMIWQKRSLKKEMVVKTEH
- the hmpA gene encoding NO-inducible flavohemoprotein, with the protein product MLTQKTIEIIQSTVPVLKEKGVDITTRFYSNLFRDYPELLNIFNHANQKKGRQQTALANTVYAAALHIHQLHMILPAVEQIAHKHRSLGVKEEHYPIVGEYLLGAIKEVLGDAATPEILEAWGEAYGVIAGVFINAEKNLYNNAVWEGFQPFTVARIEKESDAVTSFYLENKEIKPQFKPGQYSTVRVKIPGETYTMNRQYSLSGGPEMPYLRISVKREEKGLESGKVSNYLHSQMNVGDTLEISAPAGDFTLNEAAETPVTLISGGVGVTPFMSMLASLAAKQRDREMTFIHATQNSGTHAFKSAVAALCSNMPNSRVYTIYSNPLNEDCTEQNFFKEGQIEKKDLEQMLQTKNGDFYVCGPVGFMKCVIDMLAELGIKEDQIHSEFFGPAVDMKSLPETVS
- a CDS encoding alpha/beta hydrolase-fold protein, which codes for MKTKQILLLILFAVIMIAFPSAPEASVSGSKTVVETISSKALKKDDRPHHHKLTYKLYLPEGYDKKRKAGYPVVYLLHGSGGNEHSWDDFFGTLDRMIAKKEIEPVIAVVPSSGNSYWVNSKKYGNYESAVIEDLIPHIDKKYNTAGSRSGRFLSGYSMGGYGALRYSLMYPDLFSGATLLSPAIQNSDPPATSGAVTRGSFGEPFDLSKWHELNYPAAIEHYAGQPYRVPMYIVSGDDDWNHLSEKEDLPPDAYKYNVEVQAVQLYQELHRKNLFGLDFPKWEDVPSSPAELRIGNGGHGLDVWLKGFEEGLKYMFGKPEGAEFSPVYRPDDYVSTKKGAVQTRTFHSDSLSKDLSYVVYTPEEYGKDPTKRYPVLYLLHGSYGNEKSWDSFWPILDKMIEEKKIEPVIAAAPVTGNSYWVNSEKYGAVETAVTQDLLPEMDAKFRTIADRSGRGLVGYSMGGYGALRYSLVYPNLFGAAALLSPAIQSDEAPSTSGAVERGSFGEPFNRERWEQLNYPRALETYGNQPHEVPLFIIAGDDDWNHLSEKEDLPPDAWRYNMEVQAVTSYERIHRSNVFNRPYEKWSPVPGSPAELRIVNGGHGMSVWAAGFEQGLMYMFENGLSGR
- a CDS encoding SpoVR family protein produces the protein MNEAYRKSLEYAIAEITEIADGFGLDYYPMRYEICPADIIYTFGAYGMPTRFSHWSFGKQFFKMKLHYDLGLSKIYELVINSDPCYAFLLDTNSLIQNKLIVAHVLAHCDFFKNNSRFQNTKRDMVESMAATADRIKQYEIEHGRAEVEKFLDAVLAIQEHIDPSLMRPKLSWTMEDIEEEDVKKASPYDDLWGLDQKDKPNPERGKKKKKFPPAPEKDILLFIEEYSRDLEDWQRDILTMMREEMLYFWPQLETKIMNEGWASFWHQRILRELDLSTEESIEYAKLNAGVVQPSKTGINPYYLGLKIFEDIEERYNNPTKEMIRRGAEPNSGREKMFEVREVESDLSFIRNYLTKDLVTREDMYLFQKQGRDYKVVDKEWEHVRDQLINMRVNGGFPYITVNDGDYLKNNELYLKHWFEDIELDLKYLEKVLPYIHQLWGRAVHMESVLEGKPVLFTYDGKAIHRKYL
- a CDS encoding arsenate reductase (catalyzes the reduction of arsenate to arsenite; also can dephosphorylate tyrosine phosphorylated proteins, aryl phosphates, and acyl phosphates); this translates as MRQPTIYFLSYFNSCRSLIAEAWAKKLFSGKWQIKSAGLAKTQVDPVCVKAMKEVNVSMEDSDSEKIDLGLLNKADIVVQMFDYKQEKTPPVDGAKENVLSWNLPNLSLYAFENEEEEFAHYQELCDDIAMRVKKLYESMEGKQADHTVSAV